In one window of Candidatus Scalindua sp. DNA:
- a CDS encoding HD domain-containing protein — translation MMENDLRKKTAIDIVKRLNERGFKTLFAGGCVRDMLLGSIPKDYDIATEARPEDIEKIFKRTIPVGAQFGVILVRENNFEFEVATFRSDGVYSDGRHPDSVTFCDAKGDALRRDFTINGMLYDPLEKKHFDYIGGEKDLHDNLVRAIGDPYERFNEDRLRMIRAVRFACKFDYTIEDQTAGAIKNLSHKILTVSTERIKDEMEKILAGPNPHTGIRMLDELNLLNEILPEVTSMKGVRQPENFHPEGDVFTHTLLALSILDATRRSQGSPVIEKSDPRQDVTTDFPHNSIKTKGAAVWSRDLAMAVLLHDIGKPVTFEITDRIRFTNHDNVGARMAAKICERFKMSKVERERIVWLVKRHLYLKNAQMMRESKLKRLFAHDGYPELAELYRIDSLASTGNLDDYNFCQEMYEKLGEEEVKPEPLITGHDLIALGLTPGRIFSEILDTVKDEQLENTITTKEDALRRVQEIAGLSDESI, via the coding sequence ATGATGGAAAATGATCTGCGGAAGAAAACGGCAATAGATATAGTGAAACGTCTCAATGAAAGAGGTTTTAAGACCTTGTTTGCCGGCGGCTGCGTTCGTGATATGCTATTGGGCAGTATCCCGAAAGATTACGATATCGCAACAGAAGCACGTCCGGAGGATATTGAGAAAATATTTAAACGGACTATTCCGGTGGGTGCTCAATTCGGCGTTATTCTGGTAAGAGAAAACAATTTCGAATTTGAAGTTGCCACATTCCGGTCTGATGGTGTCTACTCTGATGGCAGACATCCGGATTCAGTAACCTTCTGCGACGCAAAGGGAGATGCTTTAAGGCGGGATTTTACTATCAATGGAATGCTCTATGATCCTCTTGAAAAAAAACACTTCGATTATATTGGCGGGGAAAAGGATTTACACGACAATCTTGTCCGTGCTATTGGCGATCCATATGAACGTTTTAATGAAGACAGGTTGCGCATGATCCGGGCTGTTCGTTTTGCCTGCAAGTTTGATTATACAATTGAGGATCAGACAGCAGGGGCCATAAAGAATCTTTCTCACAAGATTCTGACGGTCAGCACGGAACGAATTAAAGATGAGATGGAGAAGATCCTGGCAGGCCCTAATCCGCACACGGGGATCAGGATGCTGGATGAACTGAATCTCTTAAACGAAATACTTCCGGAAGTAACAAGCATGAAAGGTGTGAGGCAGCCCGAGAATTTTCATCCGGAAGGCGACGTGTTCACGCATACCCTGCTTGCCTTAAGCATACTGGATGCTACCCGCAGGTCTCAAGGATCACCTGTGATAGAAAAATCTGACCCAAGGCAGGATGTGACAACTGATTTTCCTCATAACAGTATAAAAACAAAAGGAGCGGCAGTGTGGTCACGTGATCTTGCCATGGCGGTGCTCCTCCACGATATTGGTAAACCTGTGACCTTTGAAATAACTGATCGCATACGATTTACGAACCATGATAATGTCGGCGCCCGCATGGCTGCAAAGATATGCGAACGTTTCAAGATGTCAAAGGTCGAAAGGGAGCGCATCGTATGGCTGGTAAAGAGACACTTATATCTGAAAAACGCACAGATGATGAGGGAGAGCAAACTCAAGAGACTCTTCGCTCATGACGGATATCCCGAACTTGCAGAGCTGTACCGGATTGATTCTCTGGCGAGCACGGGGAACCTGGACGACTACAATTTCTGCCAGGAGATGTATGAGAAATTGGGTGAAGAGGAAGTGAAACCAGAGCCACTCATAACGGGCCACGATTTGATAGCACTGGGGCTTACGCCAGGACGGATCTTTTCAGAGATATTAGATACGGTAAAGGACGAGCAATTAGAAAATACGATAACAACAAAGGAGGATGCACTAAGAAGAGTGCAGGAGATTGCAGGCTTGAGCGATGAGAGTATCTAA
- a CDS encoding VOC family protein, whose translation MSTYLYGQEKMLNTIDHVNAVVSDLDEAKTFFTQLGFSVGNEGNLEGEWISAIVGLKDVKARYVTLSLGGAGTNLELIQYYTPASEKDQKINKSNQLGFRHIAFQVENLEKTVQDLKEKGVTFLSPIQTYPKTGKRLVYFYGPDGILLELAQYPEEGKPNSVY comes from the coding sequence ATGAGTACGTATCTTTATGGCCAAGAGAAAATGCTAAATACAATAGACCATGTAAATGCCGTTGTCAGCGATCTTGATGAAGCCAAGACGTTTTTTACACAACTGGGATTCTCGGTAGGTAATGAGGGCAACCTTGAGGGAGAGTGGATATCTGCAATAGTGGGCCTTAAAGATGTGAAAGCCAGGTATGTAACACTCTCTTTGGGAGGCGCCGGAACAAATCTTGAATTGATTCAGTATTACACTCCAGCTTCCGAAAAGGATCAAAAGATAAATAAGTCAAACCAACTTGGATTTCGCCATATCGCCTTTCAAGTAGAGAACCTGGAAAAAACAGTTCAAGACTTGAAAGAAAAAGGTGTCACATTTTTAAGTCCTATTCAGACGTACCCCAAAACCGGTAAACGGTTAGTATATTTTTATGGGCCTGACGGGATATTACTGGAATTAGCCCAGTACCCTGAGGAGGGAAAACCTAATTCTGTGTACTGA
- a CDS encoding TIGR00730 family Rossman fold protein: MGTNTMKRICVFCGSNRGARIAYTDVAQQLGKAIVSKGLGLVYGGGDVGLMGIIADAVLQKKGEVIGVIPHSLAKKEVAHSGLTELRLVASMHERKAMMEELSDGFIAMPGGFGTLEELFEVVTWAQLGLHSKPIGLLNVEGFFDLLLEFLNHVHKERFVQAKYRHLILKSHSPEKLLDMLIQHHTSETLPKFIDWKDI, encoded by the coding sequence ATGGGAACAAATACAATGAAACGTATCTGCGTCTTCTGCGGTTCAAACAGAGGTGCCCGGATTGCGTATACAGATGTTGCGCAGCAACTTGGCAAGGCGATTGTATCGAAGGGCCTGGGACTTGTCTATGGTGGGGGTGATGTGGGTCTTATGGGCATCATAGCAGATGCTGTTTTACAGAAAAAGGGGGAAGTTATCGGCGTAATCCCTCATTCCCTGGCGAAGAAAGAGGTTGCACACTCAGGCCTGACAGAATTACGACTGGTTGCAAGCATGCATGAACGCAAGGCTATGATGGAAGAATTATCCGATGGGTTTATTGCAATGCCCGGTGGTTTTGGTACCCTTGAGGAACTTTTTGAAGTCGTAACATGGGCTCAGTTAGGATTACATTCCAAACCTATAGGTTTGCTCAATGTGGAAGGATTTTTTGACCTGTTGCTGGAGTTTCTCAATCACGTACACAAGGAACGTTTTGTACAAGCAAAATATCGACACTTAATCCTCAAGTCTCATTCGCCGGAAAAACTGTTAGATATGCTGATTCAGCACCATACATCGGAAACACTTCCTAAATTTATTGACTGGAAAGATATCTGA
- the murD gene encoding UDP-N-acetylmuramoyl-L-alanine--D-glutamate ligase codes for MDRRPMKNECLKNKRVTVMGLGLFGGGVGVTRFLVSRGADVTVTDLKGANELSHSLKLLEGLPVRFKLGKHLDEDFSNVDLVIGNPAVPKESRFLQIARNNAIPIDTEMNIFFRHCPAPITGITGSNGKSTTTSLAGEMLKRSGIKTWVGGNIGVSLLEHVDEIKPGDAVVLELSSFHLEDLRNTMLSPRISVITNIVPNHLDRHKTFEEYIDAKKSIVCFQDKESYAILNYDDPIVKKWAVECRGHVLWFSVKKVLEQGAFLSRNKIIFNLDSNESVISGLSETTLKGLHNVQNILAAVCSAKVSGAQNRSVEKVIKSFSGLKHRLEFVRSIHGVSYYNDSKATTPEAAIAGIRAFSNARECKQRREENTTSSPPPEGGIIVIAGGYDKGVSLNQFAQECAKGTKCAILMGNTAESIRKQILGMNGVKGKPEVYIEASLDDSVRKASQIARQGDVVLLSPACASYGMFTNYEERGNRFKELVGRLDICSP; via the coding sequence ATGGATAGAAGACCGATGAAAAATGAGTGTTTAAAAAACAAACGGGTAACCGTAATGGGACTGGGACTGTTTGGTGGCGGTGTGGGAGTTACCCGGTTTCTGGTATCCCGGGGGGCGGATGTAACGGTAACCGATTTGAAGGGAGCCAATGAGCTATCACACTCTCTCAAATTACTTGAAGGTCTGCCTGTTCGGTTTAAGCTCGGGAAGCACCTTGATGAGGATTTCTCCAACGTAGACCTGGTAATCGGCAATCCTGCTGTCCCTAAGGAGTCAAGATTCCTGCAAATAGCACGCAATAACGCTATTCCCATTGATACCGAGATGAATATCTTTTTCAGGCATTGTCCTGCACCAATTACAGGAATTACGGGGAGTAACGGGAAATCAACTACGACCTCACTCGCGGGAGAGATGCTGAAAAGATCGGGGATTAAGACGTGGGTTGGAGGGAACATAGGAGTTTCACTGCTGGAACATGTTGATGAGATAAAACCTGGTGATGCCGTAGTTCTTGAGTTGTCAAGCTTTCATCTGGAAGATCTCCGGAATACAATGCTGAGTCCCCGCATAAGCGTCATAACCAACATCGTTCCAAATCATTTAGACAGGCACAAGACATTTGAAGAATATATTGATGCCAAGAAATCAATTGTTTGTTTTCAGGATAAGGAAAGTTATGCTATCCTGAATTATGATGATCCAATAGTCAAAAAGTGGGCAGTAGAGTGCAGGGGACACGTTCTCTGGTTTAGCGTAAAGAAGGTATTGGAACAGGGTGCATTCCTGAGCAGAAATAAAATTATTTTCAATCTTGATTCCAATGAGAGTGTAATTTCCGGTTTATCGGAGACGACATTAAAAGGCCTTCATAACGTGCAGAACATACTGGCAGCGGTTTGTTCAGCAAAGGTATCAGGTGCGCAGAACAGGTCCGTCGAGAAGGTCATAAAAAGTTTCTCAGGTCTGAAACACAGGTTGGAGTTCGTAAGGAGTATCCATGGTGTTTCATACTATAATGACTCCAAGGCAACAACGCCGGAGGCTGCAATTGCCGGTATAAGGGCATTCAGCAACGCACGAGAATGTAAACAACGACGGGAGGAAAACACCACCAGCTCTCCCCCCCCTGAAGGAGGGATAATAGTAATAGCAGGCGGCTACGATAAGGGGGTAAGTCTGAATCAGTTTGCACAAGAGTGTGCGAAAGGCACCAAATGCGCCATCTTGATGGGGAATACTGCGGAAAGCATAAGAAAACAGATTCTAGGTATGAATGGTGTCAAGGGGAAACCGGAGGTATATATTGAGGCATCCCTTGATGATTCGGTCCGAAAAGCATCACAAATCGCCCGGCAGGGAGATGTAGTATTACTCTCTCCGGCATGTGCCAGTTACGGTATGTTCACCAATTACGAAGAGAGAGGGAACAGATTTAAAGAACTCGTTGGCCGGTTGGATATTTGTAGCCCTTAG
- a CDS encoding cupin domain-containing protein: protein MNHKNIFADIPKQIPDEVLEEIMKTEHFRIERIISHGHSTDQDEWYDQDQDEWVIVLKGSAGLLFEGNDTAVIMSPGDYVNIPAHQKHRVEWTEPDAETVWLAIHY, encoded by the coding sequence ATGAACCACAAAAACATCTTTGCAGACATACCAAAACAGATCCCGGACGAGGTGCTGGAAGAGATCATGAAGACCGAACACTTCAGAATTGAGCGAATTATTTCTCACGGCCATTCCACTGACCAGGATGAATGGTATGATCAGGATCAGGATGAATGGGTGATCGTGCTCAAAGGCAGTGCGGGTTTATTGTTCGAAGGTAACGACACAGCTGTCATTATGAGCCCAGGAGACTACGTAAATATCCCCGCTCATCAAAAACACAGGGTAGAGTGGACGGAACCTGATGCCGAAACCGTATGGCTGGCTATTCACTACTGA
- a CDS encoding DUF3482 domain-containing protein, protein MNKLNESITLSLISHTNVGKTTLARTLLRKEIGVVRDGAHVTDLNELYIMLETSGGHVLRLWDTPGFGDSAKLLNHLKSIPRPTGWFQDEVWDRFHDRSQWCNQQAIRNVREEADVILYLVNAAEDPAQAGYVDCEMQILDWLSKPVIVLLNQMGPPREAEIEAGEEKSWKVHLQRFEVVKYVMGLDAFARCWVQEDLLMRTIEGVLPFAKRKPFAAISKEWRNNNHSIFERAMDSLARQISAACCDRETVSKTSMFRLVQFKLPVPGTFSENRKEKEVAMKRLAERLQNNGRQSLAELIHLHQLEGRAVTEIIKRMSSDFSSNKPINEGISAIIGGFVTGAIGGVSADFLSGGLTFGGGAVVGGVLGAVGAGGLVKGFNFIRGDTSAFIRWSLPLFQELFRISLLRYLAVAHFGRGRGEYTESEYPEFWKTAVRQIVAEYHNEIKALWDAGKRELNSSKLDLRTKEIVSKIIRELLEGFYAEAHTSGSVFQ, encoded by the coding sequence ATGAATAAATTGAATGAATCCATTACGTTGAGCCTTATCTCACATACCAATGTTGGAAAAACAACTCTCGCACGCACATTGCTGAGAAAGGAAATTGGGGTAGTACGGGACGGTGCTCATGTGACGGATTTGAATGAATTATACATTATGCTGGAGACTTCCGGAGGTCATGTTCTACGCCTTTGGGATACCCCGGGATTTGGTGATTCGGCGAAGCTGCTTAATCATTTAAAGAGTATACCCAGGCCAACAGGGTGGTTTCAAGATGAAGTATGGGATCGTTTTCATGATCGCTCACAGTGGTGCAATCAACAAGCTATCCGTAATGTACGGGAGGAAGCGGATGTCATACTCTACCTTGTCAATGCTGCCGAAGATCCTGCACAGGCGGGGTATGTAGATTGTGAAATGCAGATACTCGATTGGCTGAGTAAACCGGTTATTGTCCTCTTGAACCAGATGGGTCCGCCACGAGAAGCCGAGATTGAAGCTGGAGAAGAAAAGTCCTGGAAAGTGCACCTTCAGCGGTTTGAAGTTGTGAAGTATGTAATGGGTCTGGATGCCTTTGCACGGTGCTGGGTCCAGGAAGATCTGCTCATGAGAACAATCGAAGGGGTGCTTCCATTTGCAAAGCGGAAACCATTTGCTGCTATCAGTAAAGAGTGGAGAAATAACAATCATTCGATTTTTGAGAGAGCAATGGATTCTCTTGCGAGGCAGATCTCCGCTGCATGTTGCGACCGGGAGACAGTTTCCAAAACATCGATGTTTCGGCTGGTTCAATTTAAATTGCCGGTTCCGGGAACATTTTCAGAAAATAGAAAAGAGAAAGAAGTCGCCATGAAAAGGTTGGCTGAAAGGCTGCAGAACAACGGTAGACAGTCACTCGCAGAATTGATCCACCTGCATCAGCTCGAAGGGCGTGCCGTGACAGAGATCATCAAACGGATGTCCAGTGATTTTTCATCGAACAAACCCATAAACGAGGGTATCTCGGCGATAATTGGAGGTTTTGTAACCGGGGCAATAGGCGGAGTGAGTGCCGATTTTCTATCAGGAGGTTTGACGTTCGGCGGTGGCGCTGTTGTAGGTGGAGTGTTGGGGGCAGTCGGCGCTGGGGGACTGGTCAAAGGGTTTAATTTTATTCGTGGAGATACCAGTGCATTTATCCGCTGGTCATTACCATTGTTTCAGGAGTTGTTTCGAATTTCCCTGCTACGCTACCTTGCAGTTGCTCATTTTGGAAGAGGAAGAGGAGAGTATACAGAAAGTGAATATCCCGAATTCTGGAAAACTGCAGTCCGTCAAATTGTTGCAGAGTATCACAATGAAATCAAGGCCCTTTGGGATGCAGGTAAACGGGAGCTGAATTCTTCAAAACTAGATTTACGTACAAAAGAGATCGTCTCGAAAATTATAAGGGAGTTATTGGAAGGGTTTTATGCTGAAGCACATACTTCTGGATCAGTATTCCAGTAG
- a CDS encoding DUF2868 domain-containing protein: MNESDARKVLFVRAIEKGDPAGLVLPKADRLVATRKARRPEIVVCEEKTESRPLNQEEESFLVRRAESLIQTLNQCCPGARIDPGELQWKGWLTVLCFILAFFLGFIANEFESGKRLNLLAFPVMGMLIWNLAVYGYIGFSHIQSAFKKDSCATFNGPIIHVLSSVATRHLNKNRASADRSSILSRCFQNFIIEWSRLASSIYKSHAARVMHVCALLFAVGIIGGMYIRGVTTEYYAGWESTFLEPETVQKLMNVVFMPAALLTGQQLPTVERIKAIQWRDRRVGENAAEWIHLFSKTLFLFIVIPRGFLFFMALKRERKFRAHFPIPSAADSYFRELLTARPGQREHVLVIPYTIELAEKQMEVLCSLFDQSFGWKTQVEFHDTIPYGGENKLFKELVARTMTSAEYLIILFNLSSTPEYEIHGAFIHNLKEAIAIGNSTKKILVTIDESHFVSRFSRLLNGEERLASRKKLWEKTIAGDILRPIFVNLHNPDVEEWQLNIGKVLTSLNDHVWKYE, translated from the coding sequence TTGAATGAGTCTGACGCTCGTAAGGTCCTATTTGTAAGGGCCATAGAAAAGGGAGATCCTGCCGGATTGGTTTTGCCCAAGGCAGATAGATTAGTAGCAACTCGAAAAGCACGCCGCCCTGAAATAGTTGTTTGTGAAGAAAAAACAGAATCCCGCCCCCTCAACCAGGAAGAGGAATCATTCCTTGTCAGACGTGCTGAGTCACTCATACAAACCTTGAATCAGTGCTGTCCCGGTGCTCGAATAGATCCCGGAGAATTGCAATGGAAAGGCTGGCTCACGGTTTTGTGCTTTATTCTGGCCTTTTTTTTGGGTTTCATTGCCAATGAGTTTGAATCCGGTAAACGATTAAATCTGTTGGCTTTTCCCGTCATGGGCATGCTCATATGGAACCTTGCTGTATACGGGTATATCGGATTTTCGCACATCCAGAGTGCTTTTAAGAAGGATTCCTGTGCGACATTCAACGGACCTATTATTCATGTTTTGTCAAGTGTGGCAACCCGGCATCTGAATAAAAACAGAGCTTCTGCTGATCGGTCATCGATTCTCAGCAGGTGTTTCCAGAATTTTATCATTGAGTGGTCCCGACTCGCTTCCTCGATCTATAAAAGCCATGCTGCAAGGGTAATGCACGTGTGTGCCTTACTTTTTGCTGTTGGGATTATTGGAGGTATGTATATAAGGGGCGTAACGACGGAATATTATGCTGGTTGGGAGAGTACCTTTTTGGAGCCTGAAACCGTACAAAAGCTCATGAATGTTGTTTTTATGCCAGCCGCTCTCCTTACCGGTCAGCAACTTCCAACAGTCGAACGAATAAAGGCTATCCAGTGGAGAGACCGACGAGTCGGGGAAAACGCTGCAGAGTGGATACATCTCTTTTCAAAGACACTGTTTCTTTTCATTGTCATCCCGAGGGGATTTCTTTTTTTTATGGCATTGAAACGGGAAAGGAAATTTCGAGCGCATTTTCCTATTCCGTCCGCGGCTGATTCCTATTTTAGAGAGCTGTTAACAGCCAGACCGGGACAGAGGGAACACGTTCTCGTAATACCATACACAATTGAGCTTGCAGAGAAACAAATGGAGGTATTGTGCTCACTGTTTGATCAAAGCTTCGGTTGGAAGACGCAAGTCGAATTCCACGATACCATACCCTATGGAGGTGAGAATAAATTGTTCAAAGAGCTTGTAGCTCGTACGATGACTTCTGCTGAATATTTGATAATTCTTTTCAATCTGTCATCTACTCCTGAATATGAGATTCATGGTGCTTTCATACATAATCTTAAGGAAGCCATTGCTATCGGCAATTCAACGAAAAAAATTCTCGTTACGATTGATGAATCTCATTTTGTGTCCCGGTTCTCTCGTCTGTTGAATGGAGAAGAGAGGCTCGCATCACGCAAGAAATTATGGGAAAAAACAATTGCAGGAGATATCCTCAGACCCATCTTTGTCAATCTGCACAATCCTGATGTGGAAGAGTGGCAATTAAATATCGGTAAAGTTCTCACGTCTTTAAATGATCATGTCTGGAAATATGAATAA
- a CDS encoding sodium/solute symporter (Members of the Solute:Sodium Symporter (SSS), TC 2.A.21 as described in tcdb.org, catalyze solute:Na+ symport. Known solutes for members of the family include sugars, amino acids, nucleosides, inositols, vitamins, urea or anions, depending on the system.) has translation MNTFDWSIIAVYLTGMIGLSVFLGRKQSNQDDYYVGGRNLPWWAVGTSTMATQTSAVSFISIPAFVALSPVGGLTLLQYEMAVPLSMIVVMVCLIPFFRKLELVSVYEYLELRFGLSVRYLVSSVFLISRALATGVGVYAIAIVLSVCMNTPLWLNILIIGIVTIIYDTIGGIAAVVYSDVVQMVILLCGITLCVAYAAADQGGFWIMLESFPPERCHTIDMSTFWGFLVGGFFLYISYYGTDQSQVQRELSAPSLDDTKRSLFFNGFARFPLTICYIILGIAVGAVFLHSVDLQKAVPADHLDYLVPQFILMYVPPGVRAILFAAILAAAMSSLDSALNSLSACTMRDFVERKQGLSEKRILLLSKLSTIMWGLIISGFAFIVGNISKTILESINMIGSAFYGPILASFLMGVLTKRATAKGIFIGVVAGVAFNLFLWLKIQELFWMWWNLLGMAVSVLVTLIISQWTTPPRWDQVNKYTLKGNDILKAERRWIVFYLLLVIYFGAILLSMIFVQRYAV, from the coding sequence ATGAATACATTTGACTGGTCTATTATTGCTGTATATCTCACAGGTATGATCGGTTTAAGCGTCTTTCTCGGACGGAAGCAATCAAATCAGGATGATTATTACGTTGGGGGGAGAAACCTTCCCTGGTGGGCAGTTGGTACGTCTACCATGGCAACTCAAACCTCAGCGGTCAGCTTTATCTCTATCCCCGCCTTTGTAGCACTATCCCCGGTTGGAGGCCTCACCCTGCTGCAGTATGAGATGGCCGTACCTCTTTCAATGATTGTAGTCATGGTATGTCTTATTCCCTTTTTCCGAAAACTGGAACTCGTCAGCGTATATGAATATCTGGAATTACGGTTCGGGCTGTCAGTACGTTATCTGGTGAGCAGTGTTTTCCTGATAAGTCGGGCACTGGCAACCGGTGTAGGTGTTTATGCTATTGCCATCGTACTTTCCGTCTGCATGAACACTCCCCTCTGGTTAAATATCTTGATTATCGGTATCGTAACAATTATTTATGATACTATTGGTGGAATAGCAGCGGTAGTGTATTCTGACGTAGTTCAGATGGTTATTCTCCTTTGTGGAATAACTTTGTGCGTAGCGTATGCGGCAGCTGACCAGGGCGGTTTTTGGATCATGTTAGAGTCATTTCCCCCAGAACGTTGCCATACTATTGATATGTCGACATTTTGGGGATTTCTTGTCGGTGGTTTTTTTCTCTATATATCCTATTATGGTACGGACCAGAGTCAGGTACAACGTGAACTCTCAGCACCTTCACTGGATGACACCAAGCGGTCACTTTTCTTTAACGGCTTTGCCCGCTTCCCACTGACAATTTGTTACATTATTCTGGGGATAGCTGTTGGTGCGGTCTTTCTCCATTCGGTCGACTTACAGAAAGCTGTACCTGCCGATCATCTGGATTACCTTGTTCCGCAGTTTATACTAATGTACGTGCCTCCCGGTGTACGAGCAATTCTCTTTGCTGCAATATTAGCTGCAGCGATGTCCAGCCTGGATTCCGCCCTTAACTCTCTCTCCGCTTGCACGATGCGTGACTTTGTTGAAAGGAAGCAAGGTCTTTCAGAAAAGCGGATCCTGCTGCTGAGTAAACTCTCTACAATCATGTGGGGCCTTATTATTTCAGGTTTTGCATTTATCGTCGGGAATATCTCCAAAACGATTCTTGAGAGTATCAATATGATCGGTTCTGCCTTTTATGGCCCGATTCTGGCTTCATTTCTGATGGGAGTATTGACAAAACGGGCAACAGCGAAAGGTATCTTTATCGGTGTTGTGGCCGGTGTGGCCTTCAACCTCTTTCTGTGGCTCAAGATCCAAGAGTTGTTCTGGATGTGGTGGAATCTGCTTGGAATGGCGGTGTCGGTACTTGTCACCTTAATCATAAGCCAGTGGACGACACCTCCCCGATGGGATCAGGTAAACAAGTACACGCTGAAGGGGAATGATATTTTAAAAGCAGAACGACGGTGGATAGTATTTTATCTGCTCCTGGTTATCTATTTTGGAGCAATTTTATTATCAATGATTTTTGTTCAAAGATATGCTGTATAA
- a CDS encoding DUF362 domain-containing protein, with the protein MTNLNKISLVRCSSYSQKEVSDAIDKTFSYFGGIESIVKQGDKVLLKPNFLKASSPRKCVITHPVVIETVARKVLDAGAVPVIGDSPAFGSMKKITSYVGLDKVARNLGIKIIELDKPRKVSVECGGKKFTLTVSGKALDVDAIINLPKLKAHVQLLYTAGIKNMYGCVSGKRKVWRHFMAKNDLEWYADMLIANYQMVKPSFTILDSIMAMEEKGPTGGLPKDVSLLVGAIDCIALDRVVAELLFVNPQNVPVLRAAERLQTGEQDLSRIEIVGSELSSARVEDFILPELKPIGFDIIRVIKSIMKHQLLKLVGKKGRTGTPH; encoded by the coding sequence ATGACAAATTTGAATAAAATTTCACTGGTACGATGCAGCAGTTATTCTCAAAAAGAGGTTTCTGATGCAATAGATAAGACCTTTTCTTATTTTGGCGGGATTGAAAGTATTGTCAAACAAGGAGACAAGGTTCTTCTCAAACCAAATTTCCTGAAAGCGAGCAGCCCGAGAAAATGTGTGATAACACATCCTGTAGTGATAGAAACGGTTGCACGAAAGGTCCTTGACGCAGGTGCCGTGCCGGTAATAGGTGACAGCCCGGCATTCGGATCCATGAAGAAGATAACGAGCTATGTGGGGCTGGATAAGGTTGCCCGTAATTTAGGTATCAAAATAATCGAGCTGGACAAACCACGTAAGGTGTCTGTTGAATGTGGAGGGAAAAAATTTACCTTAACGGTTTCAGGAAAAGCGCTTGATGTTGATGCCATAATCAATCTTCCGAAATTAAAGGCTCATGTTCAACTGCTCTATACCGCAGGGATAAAGAATATGTACGGTTGCGTAAGCGGAAAGCGGAAAGTCTGGAGACACTTTATGGCAAAGAATGATCTGGAGTGGTATGCAGATATGCTCATTGCCAATTATCAGATGGTTAAACCATCATTTACCATCCTTGATAGTATCATGGCCATGGAGGAAAAAGGGCCGACAGGTGGATTGCCGAAAGATGTCTCGCTCCTTGTCGGGGCCATCGACTGCATTGCCCTTGACCGTGTTGTTGCAGAGCTGCTTTTCGTCAATCCACAGAACGTTCCGGTCCTCAGAGCAGCTGAACGGTTACAAACAGGGGAGCAGGATCTTTCCAGGATAGAAATTGTCGGCAGTGAACTCTCTTCTGCGAGGGTGGAAGATTTTATCCTTCCGGAACTCAAACCGATAGGCTTCGACATCATAAGGGTTATCAAGAGTATCATGAAACACCAGTTGCTGAAGCTTGTTGGGAAAAAGGGGCGGACAGGAACCCCGCACTAA